Within the Bradyrhizobium ottawaense genome, the region GAAGTAAAGTCGTCATTGCCGGGCAACAGCGCGAAGCGCGTCTTCGCGCTAGGTGACCCGGCAATCCATCTCGCTTCGCAAGATTCTTTTCAGATGGATGCCCGGATCAAGTCCGGGCATGACGGCAGTGGGCGCGGTTGCCGCCTCACATCAACAAATCGATCAAATGCGGGATCAGCGGAATGTCCGCAGGCGGCATCGGGTAATCGCGCAGTTTGTTGGCGCGGACCCACGCCAGTTGCTGGCCCTCGCGGGCGGTCACGATGCCTTCCCAGCGCCGGCAAATATAGAGCGGCATCAGCAGATGGAAGGTTTCATAGGCGTGGCTGGCGAAGGTCAGCGGCGCCAGACAGGGCTCGGCGACATCGATCCCGATCTCCTCGCGCAGTTCGCGGATCAGGGCCTGCTCCGGCCGTTCGCCGGGATCGAGCTTGCCGCCGGGGAATTCCCACAGCCCGGCCAGCGCCTTGCCTTGCGGGCGTTGCGCGATCAGCACGCGCTTGTCGGCGTCGACCAGGGCACAGGCGACCACGAGGGTAAGTTTGATCTCAGCCATGCGCGGTCGCTTCGGGCTGCGAGCTATTCACGACCGGTAATCGCCGTTGATCGCGACATATTCCTTGGTGAGGTCGCAGGTCAGTACGCGGTCGCGGCCCTTGCCTAATCCAAGCGAAACCTTGATCTGGATCTTCGGGTTCTTCATCACCTCGGATACTTCCGCCTCGTTGTAGGACGGATCGCGCGCGCCGCTCTTGGCGACGCGGATGCCGTTGAACGAGATCGAGAGCTTGTCGCGGTTGGCAGGCTCGCCGGCCTTGCCGACCGCCATCACCACTCGGCCCCAATTGGCGTCCTCGCCGGCGATCGCGGTCTTGACCAGCGGCGAGTTGGCGATCGACATGGCGATCTTGCGCGCCGACGACTTGGTGGTGGCGCCCTCGACAATGATCTCGACCAGCTTGCGGGCGCCTTCGCCGTCACGCGCCACCTGCTCGGCGAGATCCGCCAGCACTTCGCGAAACGCTTTTGCAAATGCCTTCAGCCTGGGATCGCTGGCGCGGGTGATCTTTGGTGCGCCATGGGCAGCGGCAGCACCGGTGGCGAAAGCGAGCAGGGTGTCGGAGGTCGAAGTGTCGCTGTCGATGGTGACGGCGTTGAAGGTGTCCTCGACGCCGCTCTTGAGCAGCGATTGCAGCACGGCGGATGACAGCGGCGCATCGGTGAACACGAATGACAGCATCGTTGCCATGTCGGGCGCGATCATGCCGGCGCCCTTGGCCATGCCGTTGATGGTGACCTTGGCCTTGCCAAGCTTCACCGTCGCGGTCGCGACCTTCGGAAAGGTATCGGTGGTCATGATCGCCTTCGCGGCGCCCATCCAGTCGTCTGGCGTGGCACTGTCGGCCAGCGTCGCCAGCACGCCGTCGAACTTGGTGGCGTCGAGCGGTTCGCCGATCACGCCGGTGGAGGCCAGGAAGATTTCATTGGCGCTGCAGCCGACCGCTTTTGAGGCGATCGAGGCCGTCAGCGCCGTCGACTGCCGGCCGGTCTTGCCGGTGAAGGCGTTGGCATTGCCG harbors:
- a CDS encoding (deoxy)nucleoside triphosphate pyrophosphohydrolase — encoded protein: MAEIKLTLVVACALVDADKRVLIAQRPQGKALAGLWEFPGGKLDPGERPEQALIRELREEIGIDVAEPCLAPLTFASHAYETFHLLMPLYICRRWEGIVTAREGQQLAWVRANKLRDYPMPPADIPLIPHLIDLLM
- the argJ gene encoding bifunctional glutamate N-acetyltransferase/amino-acid acetyltransferase ArgJ — protein: MSTAVSPLAPTDVPDMPAIAGVRLATAAAGIRYKGRTDVLLAVMDKGTAVAGVFTRSKCPSAPVEWCRAKLGPGKARALVVNSGNANAFTGKTGRQSTALTASIASKAVGCSANEIFLASTGVIGEPLDATKFDGVLATLADSATPDDWMGAAKAIMTTDTFPKVATATVKLGKAKVTINGMAKGAGMIAPDMATMLSFVFTDAPLSSAVLQSLLKSGVEDTFNAVTIDSDTSTSDTLLAFATGAAAAHGAPKITRASDPRLKAFAKAFREVLADLAEQVARDGEGARKLVEIIVEGATTKSSARKIAMSIANSPLVKTAIAGEDANWGRVVMAVGKAGEPANRDKLSISFNGIRVAKSGARDPSYNEAEVSEVMKNPKIQIKVSLGLGKGRDRVLTCDLTKEYVAINGDYRS